Proteins from a single region of Apis mellifera strain DH4 linkage group LG7, Amel_HAv3.1, whole genome shotgun sequence:
- the LOC100577341 gene encoding uncharacterized protein LOC100577341 → MRITNIFLYKVHNIPYRFRGKYGKIKKPTFKNIMDFKNDLEREEENMLILRHPYLTVEQSQGHMKEVRKQNYLIQLNKWRQEKNEKFNKKITISDRLNHLKIANVWD, encoded by the exons atgcgtattacaaatatatttttgtataaagttCATAATATCCCATATAGATTTCGTGg gaaatatggtaaaattaaaaaacccACTTTCAAGAATATAATGGATTTTAAAAACGATcttgaaagagaagaagaaaacatgTTAATATTAAGACATCCTTATCTTACTGTCGAACAATCACAAGGTCATATGAAAGAAgttagaaaacaaaattatttgattcagTTAAATAAATGGcgacaagaaaaaaatgaaaaatttaacaaaaaaataactatttcaGATCggttaaatcatttaaaaatagctAATGTAtgggattaa
- the LOC413958 gene encoding apoptosis-inducing factor 3 isoform X2, with protein MGGKNCKGLLPINSNTLPGKSTKTGKPEKYDYVEDVVCMETDIRENEMKLLPLGQNGGKILLIKQKGQIHAIGTKCTHYGALLHTGALGDGRIRCPWHGACFNIKTGDIEDYPGLDSLPCFQVNIDTSGFVHVKANRKDLEFSRRIKDMCERDPNNTNTVIIVGGGPAAATCAESLRQENFTGNITMICKENVLPYDRVKVSKAFDLDIEKIILRPNSFYKDHKIETKLDIEAIGLDTNNNILHLNNNEKLIYNYLFICTGSMARMPEIPGVNLSNIHVLRNYTDAQTINSKLSIEKHVIILGLGFIAMEAAAFCAKKCASITIIGRGKTPLQPVFGTDIGNRIKQQFENEGIKFIFEHDITQFVAKKDDSTAVGTVVLNDDQILPADIVIIGIGAEVYTEWIKQSPIEMLPDGTIKVDKYLKTNVENIYAGGDVAYAPLFGSDEISAAIGHYPLAHYHGKIAALNISGKTTALNAVPFFWTTLFGKSYRYVGYGKPEKIRIYGSLEKLEFFAYYIKNNKVIAMSSVAADPIVSDFANFLYEGKTLTETEINRDPFNWIRNKPKDLHTRFRNEIIVNP; from the exons atgggcggaaaaaattgtaaaggaCTTCTaccaataaattctaatactCTGCCAGGCAAATCAACAAAGACAG gtaAACCAGAAAAATATGACTATGTTGAAGATGTGGTGTGCATGGAAACAGATATtagagaaaatgaaatgaaactcTTGCCACTTGGACAAAATGGaggaaaaatcttattaattaaacaaaaaggaCAAATACATGCTATTGGTACAAAATGTACACATTATGGGGCTTTACTTCATACAGGAGCACTAGGAGATGGAAGAATAAGATGTCCATGGCATGGTgcatgttttaatattaaaacaggAGATATAGAAGACTATCCAGGATTAGATTCTTTACCTTGTTTCCag gTAAATATAGATACATCTGGTTTTGTACACGTGAAAGCAAATCGCAAAGATTTAGAATTCAGTAGAAGGATAAAAGATATGTGCGAGCGAGATCCCAATAACACTAATACTGTTATAATAGTTGGAGGTGGACCAGCAGCTGCAACATGTGCAGAAAGTTTGCgacaagaaaattttacagGAAATATTACTATGATTTGTAAGGAAAATGTACTACCATATGACAGAGTAAAGGTATCCAAAGCTTTTGATctagatattgaaaaaataattttaagaccaaattcattttacaaaGACCACAAAATTGAAACTAAATTGGATATAGAAGCCAtag gattagatacaaataataacattcttcatttaaataataatgaaaaattaatatacaattatttatttatttgtactgGAAGTATGGCCAGAATGCCTGAAATACCTGGtgttaatttatctaatatccatgtattaagaaattatacagATGCTCAaactataaattcaaaattgtcaATTGAAAaacatgttataatattaGGATTAGGTTTTATTGCTATGGAAGCTGCTGCTTTTTGTGCAAAAAAATGTGCATCTATCACTATCATTGGAAGAGGTAAAACTCCTTTACAACCAGTATTTGGAACAGATATTGGTAATAGAATCAAACagcaatttgaaaatgaag gtattaaatttatatttgaacatGATATTACACAATTTGTTGCAAAAAAAGATGACAGTACTGCTGTAGGTACAGTTGTACTTAATGATGATCAAATTCTTCCTGCTGATATAGTAATTATTGGAATTGGAGCAGAAGTATATACTGAATGGATAAAGCAGTCTCCTATTGAAATGCTACCAGATGGAACCATTAAAGTGGATAAG tatttgaaaacaaatgtagaaaatatatatgctgGTGGAGATGTAGCTTATGCGCCTTTATTTGGCTCTGATGAAATTTCAGCTGCAATAGGTCATTATCCGTTAGCACATTATCATGGTAAAATAGCAGCATTAAATATATCTGGTAAAACTACTGCTTTAAATGCTGTACCATTTTTTTGGACAACATTATTTGGAAAGAGTTACAGATATGTGG gaTATGGAAAACCagagaaaattagaatttacgGTTCTTTagagaaattggaattttttgcatattatattaaaaataataaagttattgcTATGAGTAGTGTTGCGGCAGATCCTATTGTATcagattttgcaaattttctaTATGAGGGAAAAACATTAACAGAAACAGAAATTAATAGAGATCCATTTAATTGGATAAGAAACAAACCAAAGGATTTACATACCagatttcgaaatgaaattattgtaaatccATAA
- the LOC413958 gene encoding apoptosis-inducing factor 3 isoform X1, which produces MCLYITKRCMKLAYNAIFHVHLKINNKRLHEMQKERKTRTCNVCNKTVAEIRQLYNTTQCCCSCKPEKYDYVEDVVCMETDIRENEMKLLPLGQNGGKILLIKQKGQIHAIGTKCTHYGALLHTGALGDGRIRCPWHGACFNIKTGDIEDYPGLDSLPCFQVNIDTSGFVHVKANRKDLEFSRRIKDMCERDPNNTNTVIIVGGGPAAATCAESLRQENFTGNITMICKENVLPYDRVKVSKAFDLDIEKIILRPNSFYKDHKIETKLDIEAIGLDTNNNILHLNNNEKLIYNYLFICTGSMARMPEIPGVNLSNIHVLRNYTDAQTINSKLSIEKHVIILGLGFIAMEAAAFCAKKCASITIIGRGKTPLQPVFGTDIGNRIKQQFENEGIKFIFEHDITQFVAKKDDSTAVGTVVLNDDQILPADIVIIGIGAEVYTEWIKQSPIEMLPDGTIKVDKYLKTNVENIYAGGDVAYAPLFGSDEISAAIGHYPLAHYHGKIAALNISGKTTALNAVPFFWTTLFGKSYRYVGYGKPEKIRIYGSLEKLEFFAYYIKNNKVIAMSSVAADPIVSDFANFLYEGKTLTETEINRDPFNWIRNKPKDLHTRFRNEIIVNP; this is translated from the exons atgtgtttatatattacGAAACGATGTATGAAATTAGCgtataatgcaatttttcatgttcatttaaaaataaataataaaaggttACACGAaatgcaaaaagaaagaaaaactcgtACTTGTAATGTGTGTAATAAAACAGTGGCCGAAATTaggcaattatataatactacaCAATGTTGTTGCAGTT gtaAACCAGAAAAATATGACTATGTTGAAGATGTGGTGTGCATGGAAACAGATATtagagaaaatgaaatgaaactcTTGCCACTTGGACAAAATGGaggaaaaatcttattaattaaacaaaaaggaCAAATACATGCTATTGGTACAAAATGTACACATTATGGGGCTTTACTTCATACAGGAGCACTAGGAGATGGAAGAATAAGATGTCCATGGCATGGTgcatgttttaatattaaaacaggAGATATAGAAGACTATCCAGGATTAGATTCTTTACCTTGTTTCCag gTAAATATAGATACATCTGGTTTTGTACACGTGAAAGCAAATCGCAAAGATTTAGAATTCAGTAGAAGGATAAAAGATATGTGCGAGCGAGATCCCAATAACACTAATACTGTTATAATAGTTGGAGGTGGACCAGCAGCTGCAACATGTGCAGAAAGTTTGCgacaagaaaattttacagGAAATATTACTATGATTTGTAAGGAAAATGTACTACCATATGACAGAGTAAAGGTATCCAAAGCTTTTGATctagatattgaaaaaataattttaagaccaaattcattttacaaaGACCACAAAATTGAAACTAAATTGGATATAGAAGCCAtag gattagatacaaataataacattcttcatttaaataataatgaaaaattaatatacaattatttatttatttgtactgGAAGTATGGCCAGAATGCCTGAAATACCTGGtgttaatttatctaatatccatgtattaagaaattatacagATGCTCAaactataaattcaaaattgtcaATTGAAAaacatgttataatattaGGATTAGGTTTTATTGCTATGGAAGCTGCTGCTTTTTGTGCAAAAAAATGTGCATCTATCACTATCATTGGAAGAGGTAAAACTCCTTTACAACCAGTATTTGGAACAGATATTGGTAATAGAATCAAACagcaatttgaaaatgaag gtattaaatttatatttgaacatGATATTACACAATTTGTTGCAAAAAAAGATGACAGTACTGCTGTAGGTACAGTTGTACTTAATGATGATCAAATTCTTCCTGCTGATATAGTAATTATTGGAATTGGAGCAGAAGTATATACTGAATGGATAAAGCAGTCTCCTATTGAAATGCTACCAGATGGAACCATTAAAGTGGATAAG tatttgaaaacaaatgtagaaaatatatatgctgGTGGAGATGTAGCTTATGCGCCTTTATTTGGCTCTGATGAAATTTCAGCTGCAATAGGTCATTATCCGTTAGCACATTATCATGGTAAAATAGCAGCATTAAATATATCTGGTAAAACTACTGCTTTAAATGCTGTACCATTTTTTTGGACAACATTATTTGGAAAGAGTTACAGATATGTGG gaTATGGAAAACCagagaaaattagaatttacgGTTCTTTagagaaattggaattttttgcatattatattaaaaataataaagttattgcTATGAGTAGTGTTGCGGCAGATCCTATTGTATcagattttgcaaattttctaTATGAGGGAAAAACATTAACAGAAACAGAAATTAATAGAGATCCATTTAATTGGATAAGAAACAAACCAAAGGATTTACATACCagatttcgaaatgaaattattgtaaatccATAA
- the LOC550687 gene encoding aldehyde dehydrogenase, mitochondrial, translating into MLRLLKKVRLSRYFSTATRPEPERNPAILYTGIFIDNEWHRSKSGKTFPTINPTTGETIAEIQEGDDADIDLAVNAANKAFKLGSPWRTMDASQRGVLLNNLASLMERHRAYLAALETLDNGKPYSDAYEFDVPSSIATLRYYAGWADKNHGQVIPIDGKYLAYTRHEPVGVCGQIIPWNFPILMMAWKLGPALATGNVIVLKPAEQTSLTALYIAQLCKDAGFPPGVINVVPGFGKTGAALVAHNLVDKIAFTGSTEVGKLIKQGAAMSNLKRTTLELGGKSPNIILSDVNLDQAVEAAHFGLFYNMGQCCCAGSRTFVEDSIYDEFVERSAARAKSRVVGNPFDSNVEQGPQIDEEQVNKIMSMIESGKNEGAELVSGGTRIGDKGYFVAPTVFANVKDYMTIAKEEIFGPVQQILKFSSLNEVITRANNTDYGLAAAVFTKDIDKANYIIQGLRAGTVWVNAYNVLTPQVPFGGFKMSGHGRELGQYGLEAYTEVKSVIVKVNQKNS; encoded by the exons atgttacggttattaaaaaaagttcgaTTATCACGATATTTTTCTACAGCTACTAGACCGGAGCCAGAAAGAAACCCAGCAATCCTCTATACAGGa atttttattgacAACGAATGGCATCGATCAAAGTCGGGAAAAACATTTCCCACGATAAATCCTACAACCGGTGAAACGATTGCCGAAATACAAGAAGGCGATGATGCAGATATCGATCTAGCAGTAAATGCAGCCAATAAAGCTTTTAAATTAGGATCGCCATGGAGAACTATGGATGCTTCTCAACGAGGTGTGCTATTGAACAATTTAGCTTCCTTGATGGAACGTCATCGAGCCTATCTTGCG GCTTTAGAAACTTTAGACAATGGAAAACCTTATTCAGATGCGTATGAATTCGATGTACCTAGCAGTATAGCCACATTGCGATATTATGCAGGATGGGCTGATAAAAATCACGGGCAAGTTATTCCtatcgatggaaaatatttagcTTATACTCGCCATGAACCAGTTGGGGTTTGCGGGCAAATTATTCCGTGGAATTTTCCTATCTTAATGATGGCTTGGAAATTAGGGCCTGCTCTAGCTACtg gAAACGTCATAGTATTGAAACCTGCAGAGCAAACATCTTTAACAGCTTTATATATAGCTCAATTATGTAAAGATGCTGGTTTTCCTCCTGGAGTGATTAATGTTGTTCCTGGTTTTGGTAAAACCGGTGCAGCACTAGTCGCTCATAATTTAGTCGACAAAATAGCATTTACTGGTTCGACTGAAgttggaaaattgataaaacaaGGTGCTGCAATGAGTAATTTGAAAAGGACTACATTAGAACTTGGTGGAAAATCTCCGAACATAATTTTATCAGATGTTAATCTTGATCAAGCTGTAGAAGCAGCTCATTTcggattattttacaatatg ggTCAATGTTGCTGCGCCGGTTCAAGAACTTTTGTCGAAGATAGTATTTATGATGAATTTGTGGAGCGAAGCGCAGCACGTGCTAAATCTAGGGTTGTCGGCAATCCATTTGATTCAAATGTAGAACAAGGTCCACag ATTGATGAAGaacaagtaaataaaattatgtccATGATTGAATCAGGCAAAAATGAAGGAGCAGAATTAGTTTCTGGTGGTACAAGGATTGGTGATAAAGGCTATTTTGTTGCACCTACAGTATTTGCCAATGTTAAAGATTACATGACAATTGCTAAAGAAGaa aTTTTTGGACCAGTTCaacaaattctaaaatttagcAGTTTGAATGAAGTTATTACGCGTGCTAACAATACTGATTACGGATTAGCAGCAGCAGTATTTACGAAAGATATCGATAaagcaaattatattatacaaggaCTTCGAGCTGGCACTGTATG gGTAAATGCGTACAATGTTCTCACACCCCAAGTACCATTTGGTGGTTTTAAAATGTCGGGACATGGAAGGGAACTTGGGCAATATGGTCTCGAAGCATATACTGAAGTTAAAAGCGTTATAGTTAAggttaatcaaaaaaatagttag
- the LOC413957 gene encoding GATOR complex protein WDR24: MISKTVCITQEGPANALALNKDNSQVVIAGRNVFKIFTLLEDRFEEACNLRVGKNLNLNFSCNDVAWNLIDDHILATAATNGAVVVWNLNKSSRSKQEHVFIDHKRTVNKVSFHMTEPMWLISGSQDGTMKCFDLRIKEATRTFYSNTESVRDVQFCPHSPHTFAAVSENGHVQQWDLRKPDRYFQHFTAHSGPIFACDWHPETIWLATASRDKTIKVWDLLGKPTCDYIIHTIASVGRIKWRPQRKYHISSCALVVDCSINVWDIRRPYIPFASFNEHKDVPTGVAWRGNPQSFLSTSRDCTLYHHIFKDATRPASKANPQGIALNPKGDIAYACKVNVHVTTTMKQLTNIMRKTPATNDTFCMASSVMHRFAINMPREPKWFRACAEGYLLSGRLNEICDHNATIARNAGRNDISTVWNIIKTLYTNPMGTILKTPPTASKEDIVNTLNLAQITMGPSIEQSNAVHENDVKSLQGEVTGATSGGDDETETDETPENQHSIGSILPSYRRAFIDHKGPSKGDFLFGESEFEPMTMEYTSNYIHNIINNDNDWTLSKEAFPLRHEIKDRSPPPEQFPNHPPDINEDCASLMIEDQPSQLIVSNIPKPQFWDPTNLIEEALKHHAALRDIQTSASILIALGEKRKNLNIETAVQEHWILEYLDMLARFKLWNVATQIIQSVWIPSVSQLNQQSTVIHASCLACTKPLQRAAWFCDRCHSSHHALCSICHQVVRGIYAWCQGCTHGGHVVHMNEWFSRNRQCPTGCGHICEYT, encoded by the exons atgaTTTCTAAAACTGTATGCATCACACAAGAAGGTCCAGCAAATGCATTAGCacttaataaagataatagtcAAGTTGTTATAGCAGGACGTAATG ttttcaaaatatttactttattagaAGACAGATTTGAAGAAGCTTGTAATTTACgtgttggaaaaaatttaaatttaaatttttcttgtaatgATGTTGCTTGGAATCTCATTGATG atcatATATTAGCAACTGCAGCTACAAATGGAGCAGTGGTAGtttggaatttaaataaatcatccaGATCTAAACAAGAACATGTGTTTATTGATCATAAAAGAACTGTAAATAAAGTAAGTTTTCATATGACAGAGCCTATGTGGCTAATATCAGGTTCCCAAGATGGTACTATGAAATGTTTTGatttgagaataaaagaaGCTACTAGAACTTTTTATAG taatacTGAATCAGTGAGAGATGTACAATTTTGTCCTCATTCACCTCATACTTTTGCTGCTGTTTCTGAAAATGGTCATGTACAACAATGGGATTTACGAAAACCAGATCgttattttcaacattttactGCACATAGTGGTCCCATATTTGCTTGTGATTGGCATCCTGAAACAATTTGGCTTGCAACTGCTTCTAGAGATAAAACTATAaag gttTGGGACTTATTAGGTAAACCTACTtgtgattatattatacatacaattGCATCAGTAGGTCGTATAAAATGGAGACctcaaagaaaatatcatatatccaGTTGTGCTCTTGTAGTAGATTGTAGTATAAATGTATGGGATATTCGTAGACCTTACATACCATTTGCAAGTTTTAACGAACATAAAGATGTTCCTACTGGTGTGGCATGGAGAGGCAATCCACAATCTTTTTTGTCAACTAGCAGG gATTGTACATTATATCATCATATATTCAAAGATGCTACCAGACCTGCGAGTAAAGCAAACCCACAAGGTATAGCATTGAATCCAAAAGGAGATATTGCATATGCTTGTAAAGTAAATGTTCATGTTACAACTACAATGAAACAATTGACTAATATAATGag GAAAACACCAGCAACAAATGATACATTTTGCATGGCATCTAGCGTTATGCATAGATTTGCTATAAACATGCCACGAGAACCAAAATGGTTTAGAGCTTGTGCAGAAGGCTATTTACTTTCTGgaagattaaatgaaatttgcgATCATAATGCAACTATTGCTAGGAATGCCGGCAGAAATGAT ATTAGTACAGtatggaatattataaaaactttatatacaAATCCTATGGGAACTATTTTGAAAACACCGCCAACTGCTTCTAAAGAAGATATCgtgaatacattaaatttagcACAGATTACAATGGGACCTAGTATAGAACAATCAAATGCAG taCATGAAAATGATGTAAAATCTTTACAAGGAGAAGTAACAGGTGCAACTAGTGGAGGTGATGATGAAACAGAGACAGATGAAACACCAGAGAATCAACATTCTATAGGATCTATTTTACCTAG TTACAGACGTGCATTTATTGACCATAAAGGACCATCTAAAGgagattttttatttggagAAAGTGAATTTGAACCAATGACAATGGAATATActtctaattatatacataacataataaataatgataatgattggACATTATCCAAAGAAGCATTTCCTTTGCGACACGAAATAAAAGATAGGTCTCCACCTCCAGAACAATTTCCAAATCATCCACCAGATATTAACGAAGATTGTGCTTCGTTAATGATCGAAGATCAACCAAGTCAATTAATAGTTTCAAATATACCTAAACCACAATTTTGGGATCCTAcgaatttaattgaagaaGCTTTGAAACATCATGCTGCTCTCAGAGATATACAAACTTCCGCATCAATTCTTATTGCGCTAGGAGAAAAgcggaaaaatttgaatattgaaactgCTGTTCAGGAACATtggatattggaatatttagaTATGCTTGCAAGATTTAAACTTTGGAATGTAGCAACACAg attattcaATCGGTTTGGATTCCATCTGTATCTCAATTAAATCAACAATCAACTGTAATACATGCAAGTTGCTTAGCTTGTACAAAACCATTACAACGAGCAGCATGGTTTTGTGATCGATGCCATTCATCTCATCATGCACTCTGTTCAATTTGTCAtcag GTCGTTCGAGGAATTTACGCATGGTGCCAAGGATGTACACATGGTGGTCATGTTGTTCATATGAATGAATGGTTCAGTCGTAATCGACAATGTCCTACAGGCTGCGGTCATATATGTGAATAcacataa